The genome window GGCGGCACCGGACAGGGACGAATTGCTCGACTGGCTGCGGCACCGTCCCTTGTTCCACGTCGAAGGACCGTGGGCGCTGGTCCATGCAGGACTGCTGCCGCAGTGGACCGTGGAGAAGGCCCGCGCCCTGGCGGCGGAAGCCGAGGCCCTGCTCCAGTCGGACAGGTGCGACGAATTCCTGCGCTCGATGTACGGCAACAAGCCCGATCGCTGGGACGATGACCTTCAGGGATGGGATCGCGCCCGTGTGATCGTCAATGCGATGACGCGTCTGCGCGTCTGCACGCCGCAAGGCGTCATGGAGTTCCGCCACAAGGGCGAACTCGAGGACATCCCCCCGGGCTATCTGCCCTGGTACGAAGTGCCGGGCCGGTGCAGCCGGACGCACACGCTTCTCTTCGGCCACTGGTCCGCGCTGGGTTACCGGATCGGTCCGGATTACGTCGCGCTCGACAGCGGGTGCCTCTGGGGACGCAGTCTTACGGCGTTGCGGCTGGAAGACCGCCGGGCGTTCCACGTCGCCTGCCGGGCGGAGGCAGATTGAGGGCTTCTGCAATTCGCGCAGAGCAGAACTCGGCGAGATCGCGGCGATGCTTGCCCTGCGCGTGTACCGGCTCGAGCACGTGCAGTTCCACGACGATTTCCGGCTGCGAGGCGAGCAGGACCGTGGATTCCCAGAGGGACCGGTCGCCGGCGTAGGCCGCCTTGTCGTTCGGGCGTCCGTCCGGATACCGATAGCCCAGCGCCAGCGGAAGCGCGTACCCGCCGGACTGCACGAGCGGCTGCAACAGCGAGCCGTGGAACGGCTTCACCTCGGTTCCGTCCGTGGTCGTGCCTTCCGGGAACACCGCCATGGCCTGGCCCTCCGTCAGTGCCGTTTCCAGTGCCGAGTTGACGCGGGAGGTGTCGTGACGGCGGGCACGTTGCACGAAGACCGTTCCCTGTTTCGCCACCAGCCATCCGACCAGCGGCCAGCCGCGGATCTCCGACTTGGCGACGAACAGGCATTCGATGTGGCTGCGGATGACGAAGATGTCCAGCCACGACACGTGATTGGACAGCACCAGCAGGGGCCTCGCCTTCACAGGCGCGGCGATTCCAAGATGCCGGAGGCGCACGTGCAGGATCGCGAGGATCCGCCGGGACCACCAGCGAAAGCAGGCCGCGCGGCCACGCCTTCCCAGCCACGGAAAGACCGCGCCGCTCAGAAAGAGTCCGACCGCGACGTGCGTCGCCAGCAGCGCGATGCGGGTGTTGCGAACGAGTGCGCTATTCGATGGGGGCATGCTTCATGAAGTGCCGCGCGTACCGGACATCCATCCGGGACAGAGGCAACAGCATGAGCAGATCCGCCACGTTGAAATCCGGATCCCACGCCGGCTCGCCGCAGACCCAGGCGCCGCAGCGCAGGTATCCGCGCAGCAACGGAGGAACGGCGACGGCGCGCCCACCGTCCAGACGGTCCAGCGGAAGGGCGCAGCGCGGAAACACGCGGTACTCGATCGGACTCAGGCTGGTGTCCTGGAG of Betaproteobacteria bacterium contains these proteins:
- a CDS encoding 1-acyl-sn-glycerol-3-phosphate acyltransferase, with amino-acid sequence MPPSNSALVRNTRIALLATHVAVGLFLSGAVFPWLGRRGRAACFRWWSRRILAILHVRLRHLGIAAPVKARPLLVLSNHVSWLDIFVIRSHIECLFVAKSEIRGWPLVGWLVAKQGTVFVQRARRHDTSRVNSALETALTEGQAMAVFPEGTTTDGTEVKPFHGSLLQPLVQSGGYALPLALGYRYPDGRPNDKAAYAGDRSLWESTVLLASQPEIVVELHVLEPVHAQGKHRRDLAEFCSARIAEALNLPPPGRRRGTPGGLPAATP